DNA from Terriglobus tenax:
CCGACGCGCTGCTTCAGACCTTCCGCATCCTGCTGCCAGAGCAGGTCATGCAGGAAGACGCGCATGGTGGTCATGCCGGCGGCTTCGGCCCAGCCGAACTCCTTGTCGATCTCGCCGGGATCGAAGGTCTCCTTCTGGAACATCTCCAGTTGGTTGATGGCGTTGGTTGGCAGGAAATTGCTGCCCAGCGGCCATGCCTGCCCGCGCATGTAGGTCCATGCCTGATCTTCCGTCCAGCGCGCGCGGGGCGGGTTGGCATGCGCGGAGGAGATGAGCCCGAACAGGAGGGCAGCGGCCACAAGAGATTTGCGAAGGATCACGGTGGAGATCTTCCCTTTCGAAACGGGGTGTTGCAGGAAATTGAGACGGCCCAAGCATACAAGGGACCTGTATGAGAGATCACTACGCCAAGGTTCCCGCCCACAGGCAGTAAACGATCAGGCGCAACTCCGTCTCTCCCGCATCGAAAGCGGGAGAGACTGTGGCGAACTGTGCCGCTTTAGCGTGGAGTATCGGCAGAGGGTGGAGGCGTGTCCGGGCTGTCGTTCTTTTTGGAGTGGTGGAAGGGTTTCGCCAATACTTTTCCCGTTCCCTTGGCGATCTTACCGGTTCCCTTCGCGGCGCCTACCCCGACATCTTTCCCGGCTTCTCCGGCACCTTTGCCTACGTTTTCCGTTGCTCCAACAGGATGCAGTGTGACCAGATCGCCAGCGCCTTTGCCGGCTCCCTCGGCAGCTTTGCCGGCACCTTTGCCGGCACCTTTGCCAGCGCCTTTGCCGATGTCGCCGCTGCCGCTGCCAATATCACCCCCGGCACTTCGACCGTGGGGTGCTGGTGCGGGCTGAGATCGTGGGGCGGCATCCGGAGTCTGGGGCGAACTCTGGGCGGCGGCGGCAAGAGTCAATGCCAGCGGCGCAAGAAACAGAAGTACAACAGGAGTTTTCATAAGCAACCTCTCCTTCCCGTTGGATGCAGAGCAGTGCGACCCCGGCTAGCCGTTTTCTACACGGGATTTGATGTCTGCGTACGCTCTCTCAATAAGTTTGCTGAGAGCCGCCGCATCTATGGCGGTTCCGGGACGGAGCTTTACGTGGCGCATAAACCTTCCGCTGCCCTGCAGCAGCCGGGCGGGGTCTGGCAGGGACGCTCCCTGAAAGAAACCCACGTTGACGTGTGCGGTGAAGACATTGACGTAGCCGAAGGGTACGTCTCCCAGGCAGGCGACCGGGCAGCCGTCATGCAGCAGTTCGCGGACCTCGTCCCCGCATTGCAGCATCGCCCGGAACCATTGCCGCGCAATAGCACCCAGCTCGCCCTCGCGGTCTTTGAACCAGGCATCGATCGCGGGGTCATGTTCCACCGCACCATCGAATCGCAACAAGTCTGGTTTCATGGTGACTCCATTTTCTTTCGAACCCATGTTACGCGGCGTTTACACTAGGCGAGACGCTCCCGTACATTCCATGGGTATTCCCTTCATCCGGGATATCTCTCTCGATTTTCCTGTCTCATCTCACGTTGCTGGAGGTTGTTGTGAAACACCTGACGTCTCTTTCCATGGGTGCGGCGCTGCTGGTCGCTGCGCAGTTCAGTCCCGCACAGTCGGACGATGCGGCCTTGATCGCCAAGGCCAAGCTGATTCACAGCCACGTGATTCCGCTGGATACACACAACGATATTGAGCCCTCAAACTTTACGGCGGACTGCAACTACACCATGCGTCTGACCACGCAGGTGAACCTGCCGAAGATGGTGGAAGGCGGCATGGATGTATCGTTCATGATCGTCTATGTGGGTCAGGGGCCGCTGACTCCAGAGGGGTATGACAACGCCTACAAGCAGGCGATTGAGAAGTTCGACGCCATTCACCGTCTGACGGAGCAGATTGCTCCGAACCAGATTGGCCTGGCTCTGACGCCCGCCGATGTGTTGAAGCTGCACAAGGAAGGCAAGAAGATTGCCGTGATTGGTGTGGAGAACGGCTACCCGATTGGCCTGGACGTGAAACGGGTGAAGGAGTTCTACGACCGCGGAGCGCGGTACATGTCGCTGGCGCACAACGGCAACAGCCAGCTTGCCGATTCAAACACCGGCGAGAAGGATGGCTACTCCTACAACAACGGGCTATCGGCCGAGGGCAAGGAAGTCATCGCCGAGATGAACAAGTGGGGCATCATGGTGGACCTTTCGCATCCGGCGAAGGGCGCGAACCTGGAGGCGATCAAGCTTTCGAAGGCTCCTGTCATTGCGTCGCACTC
Protein-coding regions in this window:
- a CDS encoding DUF1801 domain-containing protein; the encoded protein is MKPDLLRFDGAVEHDPAIDAWFKDREGELGAIARQWFRAMLQCGDEVRELLHDGCPVACLGDVPFGYVNVFTAHVNVGFFQGASLPDPARLLQGSGRFMRHVKLRPGTAIDAAALSKLIERAYADIKSRVENG
- a CDS encoding dipeptidase; the encoded protein is MKHLTSLSMGAALLVAAQFSPAQSDDAALIAKAKLIHSHVIPLDTHNDIEPSNFTADCNYTMRLTTQVNLPKMVEGGMDVSFMIVYVGQGPLTPEGYDNAYKQAIEKFDAIHRLTEQIAPNQIGLALTPADVLKLHKEGKKIAVIGVENGYPIGLDVKRVKEFYDRGARYMSLAHNGNSQLADSNTGEKDGYSYNNGLSAEGKEVIAEMNKWGIMVDLSHPAKGANLEAIKLSKAPVIASHSGVRALAPSVSRNMDDEQLLALKKNGGVIQVVGFASYLKPDSPERTAAMSKLIQDVFGPNPGAGAGRGRGAGAGAERPARACPVEDAAGAPAARRGGAGGPAAGFLSMLPADKREAYEKGMAEINAKYPAGPRANVKDLVNHIDYAVKLIGIDHVGIASDFDGGGGIDGWNSAAESFNVTLELVRRGYTEQQIAKLWSGNLLRVWGEVQKTAQQIQKSQK